In Natronococcus occultus SP4, the following proteins share a genomic window:
- the thsB gene encoding thermosome subunit beta, with protein sequence MQQGQPMIVMSEDSQRVKDQDAQDYNIRAARAVAEAVRSTLGPKGMDKMLVDSMGSVTITNDGVTILEEMDIDNPTAEMIIEVAETQEDEAGDGTTTAVAIAGELLKNAEDLLEQDIHPTAIIKGFHLASEQAREEIDDIATEVDTNDEELLRSVAETSMTGKGTEVNKEHLADLIIEAISQVTVENEDGENVVDLEFLNIETQTGRSAGESDLLEGGIVDKDPVHDNMPTEAEDADILLLNTPIEVEETDIDTEVSVTDPDQLQQFLDREEKQLKEKVDQIADLGADVVFCQKGIDDLAQHYLAKEGILAIRRAKKSDLEFLKEVVGANIVSDLANATSDDLGHGDVTRDEEDELFYVEGEDAHGVTLLLRGSTDHVVDELERGVNDALDVVAQTVSDGRVLAGGGAIEVELASRLRDYADSVSGREQLAVEAFADSLELVPRVLAENAGLDSIDTLVDLRAAHDEDDETAGLNVLTGDVEDTFDAGVVEPAHAKEQAVTSAAEAANLVLKIDDIISAGDLSTDKGGDEEGAPGAGGMGGGMGGGMGGMM encoded by the coding sequence ATGCAGCAGGGACAGCCGATGATCGTGATGAGCGAGGACTCCCAGCGCGTCAAGGACCAGGACGCGCAGGATTACAACATCCGCGCCGCACGGGCGGTCGCGGAGGCCGTTCGCTCCACGCTCGGTCCGAAGGGGATGGACAAGATGCTCGTCGACTCGATGGGATCGGTAACCATCACGAACGACGGCGTCACCATCCTCGAGGAGATGGATATCGACAACCCGACGGCCGAGATGATCATCGAGGTCGCCGAGACCCAGGAGGACGAGGCCGGGGACGGCACCACGACAGCCGTCGCGATCGCCGGCGAGCTGCTGAAGAACGCCGAGGACCTCCTCGAGCAGGACATCCACCCGACGGCGATCATCAAAGGGTTCCACCTCGCCAGCGAGCAGGCTCGCGAGGAGATCGACGACATCGCTACTGAGGTCGACACCAACGACGAGGAGCTCCTGCGCTCGGTCGCCGAGACGTCGATGACCGGCAAGGGAACCGAGGTCAACAAGGAACACCTCGCCGATCTGATCATCGAGGCGATCAGCCAGGTTACCGTTGAGAACGAGGACGGCGAGAACGTCGTCGACCTCGAGTTCCTCAACATCGAGACCCAGACCGGCCGCAGCGCCGGCGAGTCCGACCTGCTGGAGGGCGGCATCGTGGACAAAGACCCCGTCCACGACAACATGCCCACCGAGGCCGAAGACGCCGACATCCTGCTGTTGAACACGCCGATCGAGGTCGAGGAGACCGACATCGACACCGAGGTTTCGGTCACCGATCCCGACCAGCTCCAGCAGTTCCTCGACCGCGAGGAGAAACAGCTCAAGGAGAAGGTCGACCAGATCGCCGACCTGGGCGCCGACGTCGTCTTCTGCCAGAAGGGCATCGACGACCTCGCCCAGCACTACCTCGCCAAGGAGGGCATCCTCGCGATCCGTCGCGCCAAGAAGTCCGACCTAGAGTTCCTGAAGGAAGTCGTCGGCGCGAACATCGTCTCCGACCTGGCGAACGCGACGAGCGACGACCTCGGCCACGGCGACGTCACCCGTGACGAGGAAGACGAGCTGTTCTACGTCGAGGGCGAGGACGCCCACGGCGTCACGCTGTTGCTGCGTGGCTCGACCGACCACGTCGTCGACGAGCTCGAGCGCGGCGTCAACGACGCGCTCGACGTCGTCGCCCAGACCGTCTCCGACGGCCGCGTGCTGGCCGGCGGCGGCGCCATCGAGGTCGAACTCGCCTCGCGGCTCCGTGACTACGCCGACTCCGTCTCGGGTCGCGAGCAGCTGGCCGTCGAGGCCTTCGCCGACTCGCTGGAGCTCGTCCCCCGCGTCCTCGCCGAGAACGCCGGACTGGACTCGATCGACACGCTCGTCGACCTCCGTGCGGCCCACGACGAGGACGACGAGACCGCCGGTCTGAACGTCCTCACGGGCGACGTCGAGGACACCTTCGACGCCGGCGTCGTCGAACCGGCCCACGCCAAGGAACAGGCCGTGACCTCCGCTGCCGAGGCCGCGAACCTCGTCCTCAAGATCGACGACATCATCTCCGCCGGCGACCTCTCGACCGACAAGGGTGGCGACGAAGAGGGCGCCCCCGGCGCAGGCGGCATGGGCGGCGGTATGGGTGGCGGCATGGGCGGCATGATGTAA
- a CDS encoding S8 family peptidase — translation MSEHNVSRRRLLRGTAAGATATGVVHTAAAQGPPERKIIGLTADAPPGLARQSAEEIHHELDFDRIGKAIVGNFPEEAIDGLENNPNVRYVEDDQRATALQTTPWGVDRVGGDLVHDAGETGSGGSIAIVDTGVQVDHESLDVAGGEAFGTTCTTCQEPYGDDNGHGTHCAGTAVAPDNETGVVGVSLQSELYAVKVLDSQGGGDFGDVAAGVEWAADQGIDVVSLSLGGSIPVQALEDACQYAVDQGSLVVAAAGNDGCCDSVGYPAAYDSVVAVSSTNQSDDISSFSSRGLEVDIAAPGSDIYSTYTGGDYDTLSGTSMACPHVAGAAAHLMGDGMENTEARDQLFDTAEDVGLSGNEQGHGLLDAEAAILDDVDPPEPELSVSTDSATGVGETAVTLNGSLSDLGDASSADVRFEWGEAGGVLPNETDARTLTSTGSFSHDVSGLSEGTDYEFRAVAESATEEDAGFVQTFTTDTTGGCFITTATTGEGHTLNSLRRFRDESLATTPVGRGLVEFYYRISPPIADTLADHPDGRTARATRWLVERCGTLSDTQDETDSRAASAALGTVLTTLYLVVVAVGAGGHAGARTRSKLERESS, via the coding sequence ATGTCAGAACACAACGTCAGTCGCCGTCGTCTGCTTCGTGGCACCGCAGCGGGTGCGACGGCCACGGGTGTCGTACACACGGCAGCCGCACAGGGACCGCCGGAGCGAAAGATCATTGGCCTGACTGCCGACGCCCCGCCGGGTCTCGCCCGGCAGAGTGCCGAGGAGATCCACCACGAGCTGGACTTCGATCGGATCGGGAAGGCGATCGTCGGCAACTTTCCCGAGGAAGCGATCGACGGCCTCGAGAACAACCCGAACGTCCGGTACGTCGAGGACGACCAGAGGGCCACGGCGCTCCAGACGACGCCGTGGGGCGTCGATCGCGTCGGCGGCGATCTGGTCCACGACGCGGGCGAAACCGGTTCCGGCGGGTCGATCGCGATCGTCGACACCGGTGTCCAGGTCGACCACGAGAGTCTAGACGTCGCGGGTGGCGAAGCGTTCGGAACGACCTGCACTACCTGTCAGGAACCGTACGGAGACGACAACGGCCACGGCACTCACTGCGCCGGAACGGCGGTCGCTCCGGACAACGAAACCGGCGTCGTCGGCGTCTCGCTCCAGTCGGAGCTGTACGCCGTGAAGGTACTCGACAGCCAGGGAGGCGGCGACTTCGGCGACGTTGCCGCCGGCGTCGAGTGGGCCGCGGACCAGGGCATCGACGTCGTCTCGCTGTCGCTCGGCGGTTCCATACCGGTACAGGCGCTCGAGGACGCCTGCCAGTACGCGGTCGACCAGGGGTCGCTGGTCGTCGCCGCGGCCGGTAACGACGGCTGCTGTGACAGCGTCGGCTACCCTGCGGCGTACGACTCCGTCGTCGCCGTCTCGTCGACGAACCAGAGCGACGATATCTCGAGTTTCTCCTCGCGCGGCCTCGAGGTCGACATCGCCGCACCCGGCAGCGACATCTACTCGACGTACACCGGCGGCGACTACGACACTCTCTCGGGGACGTCGATGGCGTGTCCCCACGTCGCCGGCGCCGCAGCGCACCTGATGGGCGACGGGATGGAAAACACCGAGGCGCGCGACCAACTGTTCGACACGGCCGAGGACGTCGGGCTCAGCGGCAACGAGCAGGGTCACGGACTGCTCGACGCCGAGGCGGCGATTCTGGACGACGTCGACCCGCCCGAACCCGAGCTTTCGGTCTCGACGGACTCGGCGACTGGAGTCGGCGAGACGGCCGTAACGTTGAACGGGTCGCTCTCGGACCTCGGCGACGCGAGTAGCGCCGACGTTCGCTTCGAGTGGGGCGAAGCCGGTGGCGTCCTCCCGAACGAGACGGACGCACGGACGCTCACCTCGACGGGATCGTTCAGTCACGACGTCTCTGGGCTCTCCGAGGGAACGGACTACGAGTTCCGCGCTGTCGCCGAGAGCGCGACCGAGGAGGACGCCGGGTTCGTCCAGACGTTTACGACCGATACTACCGGCGGCTGTTTCATCACGACGGCGACGACCGGCGAGGGACACACCCTCAACTCGCTGCGTCGCTTCCGGGACGAGTCGCTGGCGACAACCCCGGTTGGTCGCGGCCTGGTCGAGTTCTACTACCGAATCAGTCCCCCGATCGCCGACACGCTCGCCGACCACCCCGACGGCCGTACCGCGCGAGCGACGCGGTGGCTCGTCGAACGCTGTGGGACCCTCTCGGACACCCAGGACGAGACCGACTCGCGCGCCGCGAGCGCCGCGCTCGGGACCGTGCTCACGACGCTGTACCTGGTTGTCGTTGCGGTCGGCGCGGGCGGCCACGCCGGCGCCCGCACCCGGTCGAAACTCGAGCGCGAGTCGTCGTGA
- a CDS encoding DUF7562 family protein codes for MWFSRNRDRSVVCPACGSEISRSRAREYDKYGDRWNRADKRFEYLCKPCYGELCHYPRDGLEDVLVELEAEPYPWESVVARYLRTVAERDEPIEEES; via the coding sequence ATGTGGTTCTCCCGGAACCGCGACCGCTCGGTCGTCTGTCCCGCCTGTGGCTCCGAGATCTCGCGGTCGCGGGCCCGCGAGTACGACAAGTACGGCGATCGCTGGAATCGGGCGGACAAGCGCTTCGAGTACCTCTGCAAACCCTGCTACGGCGAGCTCTGTCACTATCCGCGGGACGGGCTCGAGGACGTCCTCGTCGAACTCGAGGCCGAGCCTTACCCCTGGGAGTCAGTCGTCGCCCGATATCTGCGGACCGTCGCGGAGCGCGACGAGCCGATCGAGGAGGAGTCCTGA
- a CDS encoding cell division protein SepF → MGFMDKLVGGGGQPSTTTDDYVELDLDDVSTESAEARTQVRIAEISGQADAVAIKDAVYDGDIVFADITRLRTNDSTVEHIVDELRQVAQEVDGDIVRKGDDQIIVTPAGVRINRTKLGQDS, encoded by the coding sequence ATGGGATTTATGGATAAGCTCGTCGGCGGTGGCGGACAGCCATCAACCACGACCGACGACTACGTCGAACTGGATCTCGACGACGTCTCGACCGAGTCGGCCGAGGCCAGAACGCAGGTTCGCATCGCGGAGATCAGCGGCCAGGCCGACGCAGTCGCGATCAAAGACGCCGTCTACGACGGCGACATCGTGTTCGCGGACATCACCCGACTGCGAACCAACGACAGCACGGTCGAACACATCGTCGACGAGCTCCGGCAGGTCGCCCAGGAGGTCGACGGCGACATCGTCCGGAAGGGTGACGATCAGATCATCGTCACCCCGGCGGGTGTACGGATTAACCGAACGAAGCTTGGCCAGGACTCCTGA
- the ilvA gene encoding threonine ammonia-lyase, whose amino-acid sequence MLQLSDILEAKERVRDTSRWTPLQYSHTYSSMTGAEVHLKLENSQRTGAFKIRGATNRIATLSAAEREAGVVTASAGNHAQGVALAASRAGVEATIVMPEHAPISKVKATRNYGAEVVLEGTDYNEAAERAHEIEREEDRTYLHAFDDEDVMAGQGTIGLEILEDCPELDTVVVPIGGGGLISGIATAVKERNPDARVIGVQAEGASSAAPSLEKGERVTLEGVETIADGIATRSLGERTFPIVREYVDEIVTVTDPEIAVATVNLLERSKTVVEGAGAVPLAALLFDRFEYEDGETIVPVLSGGNIDLNTLSNVIVRGLVETGRYLKIRTVLKDRPGSLEELLAILTAHQANIYAIHHDRTSRDVEMSDTEVEIELEMRGTDHVERFLAALREEGYEVDVLA is encoded by the coding sequence ATGCTTCAGTTATCGGATATTCTCGAGGCGAAAGAGCGGGTTCGCGACACCTCCAGGTGGACACCGTTGCAGTACTCTCATACCTACTCGTCGATGACCGGGGCCGAGGTACACCTGAAACTGGAGAACAGCCAGCGAACGGGGGCGTTCAAGATCCGCGGCGCGACGAACCGGATCGCGACGCTGTCGGCGGCCGAGCGGGAGGCCGGCGTCGTCACCGCAAGCGCGGGCAACCACGCCCAGGGGGTCGCCCTCGCCGCGAGCCGAGCTGGCGTCGAGGCGACGATCGTCATGCCCGAGCACGCCCCGATCTCGAAAGTGAAAGCGACCCGCAACTACGGCGCGGAGGTCGTCCTCGAGGGTACCGACTACAACGAGGCCGCCGAGCGTGCCCACGAGATCGAACGCGAGGAGGATCGGACCTACCTCCACGCTTTCGACGACGAGGACGTGATGGCCGGCCAGGGAACGATCGGTCTCGAGATCCTCGAGGACTGTCCCGAGCTCGACACCGTCGTCGTTCCTATCGGCGGCGGCGGACTCATCAGCGGGATCGCGACGGCGGTCAAAGAACGCAACCCCGACGCGCGCGTGATCGGCGTCCAGGCCGAGGGTGCCTCGAGCGCTGCACCCTCCCTCGAGAAGGGCGAGCGGGTCACTCTCGAGGGCGTCGAGACCATCGCCGACGGGATCGCGACTCGCAGCCTCGGCGAGCGAACCTTTCCGATCGTCCGGGAGTACGTCGACGAAATCGTCACCGTCACCGATCCCGAGATCGCGGTCGCGACGGTGAACCTGCTCGAGCGCTCGAAGACCGTCGTCGAGGGCGCCGGCGCGGTGCCGCTCGCGGCGTTGCTGTTCGACCGCTTCGAGTACGAGGACGGCGAGACGATCGTTCCGGTGCTCAGCGGCGGCAACATCGACCTCAACACGCTCAGCAACGTCATCGTCCGCGGGCTGGTCGAGACCGGCCGGTATCTGAAGATCCGGACGGTACTCAAGGATCGCCCGGGCTCGCTCGAAGAGCTGCTGGCGATCCTCACCGCCCACCAGGCGAACATCTACGCGATCCACCACGACCGGACCTCGCGGGACGTCGAGATGAGCGACACCGAAGTCGAGATCGAACTCGAGATGCGAGGGACCGATCACGTCGAACGGTTCCTCGCCGCGCTGCGCGAGGAAGGATACGAGGTCGACGTTCTCGCGTAG
- a CDS encoding RNA-binding protein, whose protein sequence is MQVKSRHHLRSDAISEIEEMLSEQLGVSPEGDTYERVEFEATDWEVVLIDGEPQVAFFDEEPFLTVRGANAYDPEKHVVTVDSGAISFVSDGADVMRPGITEATDDISPDDLVLIAEESHGKVLAVGRARVEGSEMVGDEGKVVDSLHHVGDELYEFAG, encoded by the coding sequence ATGCAGGTCAAATCGCGACACCACCTCCGCAGCGACGCCATCTCCGAAATCGAGGAGATGCTGTCCGAGCAACTCGGCGTCTCGCCCGAGGGCGACACCTACGAGCGCGTCGAGTTCGAGGCAACCGACTGGGAGGTCGTCCTGATCGACGGCGAACCGCAGGTCGCCTTTTTCGACGAGGAACCGTTTCTGACGGTCCGGGGTGCGAACGCGTACGATCCCGAGAAGCACGTGGTCACCGTCGACAGCGGCGCGATCTCGTTCGTCAGCGACGGTGCCGACGTGATGCGACCCGGGATCACCGAGGCGACCGACGACATCTCGCCCGACGACCTCGTGTTGATCGCCGAGGAGTCCCACGGGAAGGTGCTGGCGGTCGGGCGGGCCCGCGTCGAGGGGTCGGAGATGGTCGGCGACGAGGGGAAGGTCGTCGACTCGCTGCACCACGTCGGTGACGAGCTCTACGAGTTCGCCGGCTAA
- a CDS encoding gamma-glutamylcyclotransferase family protein — protein MVSTRPTETVFVYGTLTDPDRVEDVLRSVPNATFELGSTVVLEGLTRVEGEYPTLAPGDRTEGRLLSVDDRGLEALDRYEGVDRGLYERIAVPREDGDDCWLYVGDPDRLGVAEPVEWPGTSSLEERVRSYVSDRGVVVSTPE, from the coding sequence ATGGTGTCGACGCGTCCGACCGAAACGGTGTTCGTCTACGGAACGCTGACCGACCCCGACCGGGTCGAGGACGTCCTCCGGAGCGTCCCGAACGCGACCTTCGAGCTCGGTTCGACGGTCGTCCTGGAGGGACTGACCCGCGTCGAAGGGGAGTATCCGACGCTGGCGCCCGGCGACCGGACCGAGGGGCGACTCCTCTCGGTCGACGACCGCGGGCTCGAAGCGCTCGACCGATACGAGGGCGTCGACCGGGGGCTGTACGAGCGGATCGCGGTGCCTCGCGAGGACGGCGACGACTGCTGGCTCTACGTCGGCGACCCCGATCGGCTCGGCGTCGCCGAACCGGTCGAGTGGCCCGGGACGTCCTCGCTCGAAGAGCGGGTTCGATCCTACGTCTCCGATCGAGGTGTCGTCGTTTCGACACCCGAATGA
- a CDS encoding RNB domain-containing ribonuclease, producing MSDDAQAQAGTAEGQGPVEISEEVARHLENKREELFEKFEIRDEFPEDVLEEARERTEGVQAEISEEVDDREDLRELTTWTTDPIDAQDFDDAISVAERDDEYVLWVHIADVTHYVHPESAMWEEAVERANTVYLPGYTIHMLPPVLAETVCSLVPNEDRLAHTVEMHLDKENLGYENIEIYKSVIQSDERLTYTQAENRLEDPDAPLHEENVLVHELADRMHEQRKEDGSLVLNPARDRAHTIIEECMLKANKAVTHELMWSRGVEAMYRVHPQPSPDEWSEALREIQDLEGVSIPGDKWDDPRKAVNATLEDAPGRQLDKIQWAVMKVMPRAKYMNDPFGGHHALNFEIYGHFTSPIRRLSDLINHWIVYQNDVPENLIELCDRASDKQKDAEQCEREYKQFLQEVGLDPAAVNNRGIEVVDDA from the coding sequence ATGAGCGACGACGCACAGGCCCAGGCCGGCACGGCCGAGGGTCAGGGCCCGGTCGAAATCTCCGAGGAGGTCGCGCGCCACCTCGAGAACAAGCGCGAGGAGCTGTTCGAGAAGTTCGAGATCCGCGACGAGTTCCCCGAGGACGTCCTTGAGGAAGCCCGCGAACGCACGGAGGGGGTCCAGGCCGAAATCTCCGAGGAGGTCGACGACCGCGAGGACCTCCGGGAGCTGACGACCTGGACGACCGACCCCATCGACGCCCAGGACTTCGACGACGCCATCTCGGTCGCGGAACGCGACGACGAGTACGTCCTCTGGGTTCACATCGCCGACGTCACCCACTACGTCCACCCCGAGTCGGCGATGTGGGAGGAAGCCGTCGAGCGCGCCAACACGGTCTACCTGCCCGGCTACACGATCCATATGCTTCCGCCGGTGCTGGCCGAGACGGTCTGTTCGCTCGTCCCCAACGAGGATCGGCTGGCCCACACCGTCGAGATGCACCTCGATAAGGAGAACCTGGGCTACGAGAACATCGAGATCTACAAGTCGGTCATCCAGTCCGACGAACGGCTCACCTACACCCAGGCCGAGAACCGCCTCGAGGATCCCGACGCGCCGTTACACGAGGAGAACGTCCTCGTCCACGAACTGGCCGATCGGATGCACGAACAGCGCAAGGAGGACGGCTCGCTCGTGCTCAATCCTGCGCGGGATCGCGCTCACACGATCATCGAGGAGTGTATGCTGAAGGCCAACAAGGCCGTCACGCACGAACTCATGTGGTCTCGTGGCGTTGAGGCGATGTACCGGGTTCATCCCCAGCCGAGCCCCGACGAGTGGTCCGAGGCGCTGCGAGAGATCCAGGACCTCGAGGGCGTCTCGATCCCCGGCGACAAGTGGGACGACCCCCGGAAGGCGGTCAACGCCACCCTCGAGGACGCCCCTGGCCGCCAGCTCGACAAGATCCAGTGGGCCGTGATGAAGGTGATGCCCCGCGCGAAGTACATGAACGATCCCTTCGGCGGCCATCACGCGCTGAATTTCGAGATCTACGGCCACTTTACCAGTCCGATTCGTCGACTCAGCGACCTGATCAACCACTGGATCGTCTACCAGAACGACGTCCCGGAGAACCTGATCGAGCTCTGCGATCGGGCCAGCGACAAACAGAAGGACGCCGAGCAGTGCGAACGGGAGTACAAGCAGTTCCTCCAGGAGGTCGGTCTCGACCCCGCGGCCGTCAACAACCGCGGTATCGAGGTCGTCGACGACGCGTAG
- the citZ gene encoding citrate synthase, whose protein sequence is MVDDLEKGLEGVLVAESSLSSVDGDAGRLIYRGYPIEDLARGASYEEVVYLLWHGELPTAEELDSFTASLNEERAVDDDVLETVERLADAGEQPMAALRTAVSMLSAYEPETDTEPEDLEATLRKGRRITAKLPTVLAAFERYRLGEEPVDPDPDLGLAANFLYMLTGEEPDELAAETFDQALTLHADHGLNASTFTSMVIGSTMADIYSAVTGGIGALSGPLHGGANQDVMEVLMEIDESDLDHREWIEQAIEEGRRIPGYGHRVYNVKDPRAKILEERSEELAEQGESKWYDYTTTIEQYLVEEQGLAEKGIAPNVDFYSGSVYYQLGIPIDLYTPIFAMSRVSGWIAHVIEYQEDNRLIRPRARYTGPEDEEFVPLEER, encoded by the coding sequence ATGGTTGACGATCTCGAGAAAGGGCTGGAGGGTGTTCTGGTCGCAGAGTCTTCGCTCAGCTCCGTCGACGGCGATGCCGGGCGATTGATCTACCGCGGCTATCCGATCGAAGACCTCGCTCGCGGCGCGAGCTACGAGGAGGTCGTCTATCTCCTCTGGCACGGCGAGCTCCCGACCGCCGAGGAGCTCGACTCGTTTACCGCGTCGCTCAACGAAGAGCGGGCGGTCGACGACGACGTCCTCGAGACGGTCGAACGGCTCGCAGACGCGGGCGAGCAGCCGATGGCGGCGCTACGGACGGCGGTGTCGATGCTCTCGGCGTACGAGCCGGAAACCGACACCGAACCCGAGGACCTCGAGGCGACGCTCCGGAAGGGGCGACGGATCACCGCCAAGCTGCCGACCGTCCTCGCGGCGTTCGAGCGCTACCGCCTGGGCGAGGAACCCGTCGATCCGGACCCCGATCTCGGCCTCGCCGCGAACTTCCTCTACATGCTCACCGGCGAGGAGCCCGACGAGCTGGCCGCCGAGACGTTCGATCAGGCGCTGACGCTACACGCCGATCACGGGTTGAACGCCTCGACGTTCACCTCGATGGTTATCGGCTCGACGATGGCCGACATCTACAGCGCGGTCACCGGCGGCATCGGCGCCCTCTCCGGACCGCTTCACGGCGGCGCGAACCAGGACGTCATGGAGGTGCTGATGGAGATCGACGAGAGCGACCTCGACCACCGCGAGTGGATCGAACAGGCCATCGAAGAGGGACGTCGCATCCCCGGCTACGGCCACCGCGTCTACAACGTCAAGGACCCCCGCGCGAAGATCCTCGAGGAACGCAGCGAGGAACTCGCCGAGCAGGGCGAGAGCAAGTGGTACGACTACACCACGACCATCGAGCAGTACCTCGTGGAGGAACAGGGCCTCGCCGAGAAGGGGATCGCGCCGAACGTCGACTTCTACTCCGGCTCGGTCTACTACCAGCTGGGGATCCCGATCGATCTGTACACACCCATCTTCGCGATGAGCCGCGTTAGCGGCTGGATCGCCCACGTCATCGAGTACCAGGAGGACAACCGTCTCATCCGCCCACGCGCCCGGTACACTGGCCCCGAGGACGAGGAGTTCGTCCCCCTCGAAGAGCGGTAG
- a CDS encoding SOS response-associated peptidase, producing MCGRYTLFVDQEELEDRFDARVADSAAPLEPRYNAAPGQKLPVITDEDADEIRRLEWGLVPSWADDDSGGLINARAETIDEKPSFRAAYESRRCLVPADGFYEWVETDGGERIGESRSSSDRRSDGGNQPYRVAFEDDRPFAMAGLWERWEPETTQTGLDAFGGGLEDGSDDGPLETFTIVTTEPNELVAELHHRMAVVLEPGREREWLTADDPRGCLEPYPADELRAYPVSTAVNDPGTDEPSLVEPLGA from the coding sequence ATGTGCGGTCGCTACACGCTGTTCGTCGACCAGGAGGAACTCGAGGACCGGTTCGACGCTCGCGTCGCCGACTCGGCGGCCCCGCTCGAGCCGCGGTACAACGCAGCACCGGGCCAGAAGCTCCCGGTGATCACGGACGAGGACGCCGACGAGATCCGACGCCTCGAGTGGGGACTGGTCCCGTCCTGGGCCGACGACGACAGCGGCGGGCTCATCAACGCGCGTGCAGAGACGATCGACGAGAAGCCGAGCTTCCGGGCGGCCTACGAGTCGCGGCGCTGTCTCGTCCCGGCCGACGGCTTCTACGAGTGGGTCGAGACCGACGGGGGTGAGCGAATCGGCGAGTCGCGCTCCTCCTCGGATCGGAGATCTGACGGTGGGAACCAGCCCTACCGGGTCGCCTTCGAGGACGACCGTCCGTTCGCGATGGCGGGACTGTGGGAGCGCTGGGAGCCCGAGACGACCCAGACGGGACTGGACGCGTTCGGCGGTGGGCTGGAGGACGGGTCCGACGACGGCCCGCTCGAGACGTTTACGATCGTCACGACCGAACCCAACGAGCTGGTCGCGGAGCTCCACCACCGGATGGCCGTCGTCCTCGAACCGGGTCGGGAGCGAGAGTGGCTGACGGCCGACGATCCCCGGGGGTGTCTGGAGCCCTACCCTGCCGACGAGCTGCGGGCGTATCCGGTTTCGACGGCGGTCAACGACCCCGGAACCGACGAGCCGTCGCTGGTCGAACCGCTCGGGGCGTAG
- a CDS encoding DUF1028 domain-containing protein: MTFSICVHETYETPDGEVHERFGVAVTTRLPGVGTLCPFVSENGAVATQSLVNVDLGRDGIRYVNDGLAVDDALEALLNADDGASQRQLHGVDADSTVTFSGEDCEGWFGDLEGDHYTVAGNMLVGESVLEAAADAYAESAVHETTDETAGAGVGADPLAKRLIDVLEAGHGEGGDKREELPVQSAAVVVETTEDYEFTPPYNDLRIDASESPIVDLRETYELALEGYEDTLGRYADAFEEDSLEEATD; this comes from the coding sequence ATGACGTTCAGCATCTGCGTCCACGAAACCTACGAGACGCCCGACGGAGAGGTCCACGAACGGTTCGGGGTCGCCGTTACGACTCGCCTGCCGGGGGTCGGCACGCTCTGTCCGTTCGTCAGCGAGAACGGTGCCGTCGCGACCCAGAGTCTGGTCAACGTCGACCTCGGTCGGGACGGGATCCGCTACGTCAATGACGGGCTGGCCGTCGACGACGCCCTCGAAGCCTTGCTCAACGCCGACGACGGCGCGTCCCAGCGCCAGCTCCACGGCGTCGACGCCGACTCGACGGTTACCTTCTCCGGCGAGGACTGCGAGGGCTGGTTCGGCGACCTGGAGGGCGACCACTACACGGTCGCCGGCAACATGCTGGTCGGCGAGTCGGTTCTCGAGGCGGCGGCCGACGCCTACGCCGAGAGCGCGGTCCACGAGACGACAGACGAGACCGCAGGCGCAGGGGTCGGCGCCGACCCGCTCGCGAAGCGGCTGATCGACGTCCTCGAGGCAGGCCACGGCGAGGGTGGGGACAAACGCGAGGAGCTCCCGGTCCAGAGCGCGGCCGTCGTCGTCGAGACGACCGAGGACTACGAGTTCACCCCGCCGTACAACGATCTGCGGATCGACGCCTCGGAGTCGCCGATCGTGGACTTGCGGGAGACGTACGAGCTAGCTCTCGAGGGCTACGAGGACACCCTGGGCCGGTACGCGGACGCCTTCGAGGAAGACTCCCTCGAGGAAGCTACGGACTGA